Proteins from a genomic interval of Rosa chinensis cultivar Old Blush chromosome 2, RchiOBHm-V2, whole genome shotgun sequence:
- the LOC112187779 gene encoding oligopeptide transporter 7 isoform X1 → MTIAPQITSPLLQNKNNKNYASASSPAPEDTSPIEQVALTVPVTDDPSLPAVTFRTWTLGSLACVLLSFLNQFFWYRREPLSLTSISAQIAVVPLGHLMASVLTDRVFFQGRKWEFTLNPGPFNVKEHVLITIFANSGAGNVYAIHIVSTIKVFYKKNMSFWVALLVVLTTQVLGFGWAGLFRRYLVQPAAMWWPHNLVQVSLFRALHEKEERPRGGLTRNQFFLIAFTCSFAYYVLPGYLFPMLSSLSWVCWIFPASVLAHQLGSGLHGLGIGAIGLDWSSISSYLGSPLASPWFATANVAAGFALVMYVITPVAYWLNVYKAKTFPIFSDGLFTSTGQSYNISAIIDPNFRLDIDAYEREGPLHISTFFAITYGVNFACLTATVVHVLLFNGRDIWELSKSAFQEKKTDVHTKLMRRYKQVPGWWFVCILVANIAATIFTCHYYNDQLQLQWWGVLLACGLALFFTLPVGVIYATTNQMPTLNVITEYIIGYLYPGYPAANILFKVYGHISMKQGINFLEDFKLGHYMKIAPRAMFMAQVVGTIIAALVHLGTAWWLMSTIPDICDRALLPAESPWTCPGDHVFYDASVIWGLVGPRRIFGDLGYYSAINWFFLAGAIAPALVWLAHKTFPTKQWIRLITMPVLLGTVVNMPPATAVNFTSWILIGFASGFVAYRYYRSWWSRHNYVLSGALDAGLAFMAVILYLCLGMQHVHLKWWGSTPDGCPLASCSTEPGVLITGCPLT, encoded by the exons ATGACTATTGCACCCCAAATCACATCCCCTCTTC TTCAGAACAAGAACAACAAGAACTATGCTTCGGCTTCATCTCCGGCGCCGGAGGACACTTCCCCGATCGAGCAAGTCGCCCTCACCGTTCCGGTCACCGACGACCCTTCCCTCCCGGCCGTCACGTTCCGAACATGGACGCTCGGATCCCTCGCGTGTGTTCTGCTCTCCTTCCTCAACCAATTCTTCTGGTACCGGAGAGAGCCTCTCTCCCTGACCTCGATCTCCGCGCAGATCGCGGTGGTCCCGCTCGGCCACCTCATGGCCTCCGTCCTCACCGACCGGGTCTTCTTCCAGGGGCGGAAATGGGAATTCACACTCAACCCGGGGCCGTTCAACGTCAAGGAGCACGTGCTCATCACGATCTTCGCCAACTCCGGCGCCGGCAACGTCTACGCGATCCACATAGTGAGCACCATCAAGGTCTTTTACAAGAAGAACATGTCGTTTTGGGTGGCGCTGCTCGTCGTTTTGACCACTCAGGTGTTGGGGTTCGGCTGGGCCGGGCTTTTCCGCCGGTACTTGGTCCAGCCCGCCGCCATGTGGTGGCCTCATAATCTCGTCCAGGTTTCGCTCTTCAG AGCATTGCATGAGAAGGAGGAGAGGCCAAGAGGTGGATTGACAAGGAATCAGTTCTTCCTCATTGCTTTCACTTGCAGCTTTGCTTATTATGTTCTTCCGGGCTACTTATTCCCAATGTTATCTTCCCTTTCCTGGGTCTGCTGGATCTTCCCTGCTTCAGTTCTAGCCCATCAGCTAGGGTCAGGACTGCATGGTCTTGGGATCGGTGCTATCGGTCTCGATTGGTCCAGCATTTCCTCTTACCTTGGAAGCCCACTTGCCAGTCCATGGTTTGCTACTGCTAATGTTGCTGCTGGTTTTGCCCTTGTGATGTATGTCATTACTCCTGTGGCTTATTGGCTCAATGTGTATAAAGCAAAAACCTTCCCCATATTCTCAGATGGATTGTTCACGTCTACCGGCCAAAGCTACAACATTTCAGCTATAATAGACCCCAACTTCCGGCTTGACATTGATGCATACGAGCGAGAGGGTCCTCTCCATATCAGTACCTTTTTTGCTATCACCTATGGTGTCAATTTTGCTTGCCTTACTGCCACTGTTGTTCATGTTCTCCTCTTCAATGGGAG AGACATCTGGGAGCTAAGCAAGTCTGCCTTCCAAGAGAAGAAGACAGATGTGCACACAAAGCTCATGAGAAGATATAAGCAAGTCCCTGGATGGTGGTTCGTATGTATCCTTGTGGCTAACATAGCCGCGACCATATTTACATGCCATTATTACAACGACCAATTGCAATTGCAATGGTGGGGGGTCTTGCTTGCTTGTGGTCTAGCCTTGTTTTTCACTCTACCTGTTGGAGTCATTTATGCCACAACCAATCAG ATGCCAACTTTGAATGTGATCACAGAGTACATAATTGGGTATCTGTATCCGGGATATCCAGCTGCTAACATATTATTCAAAGTATATGGACACATAAGCATGAAACAAGGAATCAATTTTCTCGAAGACTTCAAGCTTGGACACTACATGAAGATTGCTCCTCGAGCAATGTTCATGGCACAG GTAGTTGGTACTATCATAGCAGCACTTGTGCATTTGGGAACTGCATGGTGGCTTATGAGCACAATCCCTGACATATGCGACAGGGCGTTACTACCAGCAGAGAGCCCATGGACTTGCCCCGGTGACCATGTCTTCTACGATGCTTCTGTTATCTGGGGCCTTGTCGGGCCTCGCAGAATCTTTGGGGACCTTGGCTACTATTCGGCTATCAACTGGTTTTTCTTAGCTGGGGCTATAGCTCCTGCCCTTGTTTGGCTTGCACACAAGACCTTCCCAACCAAACAATGGATTAGACTTATTACAATGCCTGTGCTCTTAGGGACAGTAGTCAACATGCCTCCAGCTACTGCTGTGAATTTCACTAGCTGGATCCTCATTGGATTCGCCTCAGGCTTTGTTGCTTACAGGTACTACCGCAGCTGGTGGAGCCGTCATAACTATGTGCTTTCTGGAGCTCTGGATGCTGGATTAGCCTTTATGGCGGTAATTTTGTACTTGTGTCTAGGGATGCAACATGTCCACTTAAAATGGTGGGGAAGTACGCCGGATGGTTGCCCGTTGGCTTCTTGCTCAACGGAGCCAGGTGTTCTGATTACGGGCTGTCCATTGACATGA
- the LOC112187779 gene encoding oligopeptide transporter 7 isoform X2, giving the protein MASVLTDRVFFQGRKWEFTLNPGPFNVKEHVLITIFANSGAGNVYAIHIVSTIKVFYKKNMSFWVALLVVLTTQVLGFGWAGLFRRYLVQPAAMWWPHNLVQVSLFRALHEKEERPRGGLTRNQFFLIAFTCSFAYYVLPGYLFPMLSSLSWVCWIFPASVLAHQLGSGLHGLGIGAIGLDWSSISSYLGSPLASPWFATANVAAGFALVMYVITPVAYWLNVYKAKTFPIFSDGLFTSTGQSYNISAIIDPNFRLDIDAYEREGPLHISTFFAITYGVNFACLTATVVHVLLFNGRDIWELSKSAFQEKKTDVHTKLMRRYKQVPGWWFVCILVANIAATIFTCHYYNDQLQLQWWGVLLACGLALFFTLPVGVIYATTNQMPTLNVITEYIIGYLYPGYPAANILFKVYGHISMKQGINFLEDFKLGHYMKIAPRAMFMAQVVGTIIAALVHLGTAWWLMSTIPDICDRALLPAESPWTCPGDHVFYDASVIWGLVGPRRIFGDLGYYSAINWFFLAGAIAPALVWLAHKTFPTKQWIRLITMPVLLGTVVNMPPATAVNFTSWILIGFASGFVAYRYYRSWWSRHNYVLSGALDAGLAFMAVILYLCLGMQHVHLKWWGSTPDGCPLASCSTEPGVLITGCPLT; this is encoded by the exons ATGGCCTCCGTCCTCACCGACCGGGTCTTCTTCCAGGGGCGGAAATGGGAATTCACACTCAACCCGGGGCCGTTCAACGTCAAGGAGCACGTGCTCATCACGATCTTCGCCAACTCCGGCGCCGGCAACGTCTACGCGATCCACATAGTGAGCACCATCAAGGTCTTTTACAAGAAGAACATGTCGTTTTGGGTGGCGCTGCTCGTCGTTTTGACCACTCAGGTGTTGGGGTTCGGCTGGGCCGGGCTTTTCCGCCGGTACTTGGTCCAGCCCGCCGCCATGTGGTGGCCTCATAATCTCGTCCAGGTTTCGCTCTTCAG AGCATTGCATGAGAAGGAGGAGAGGCCAAGAGGTGGATTGACAAGGAATCAGTTCTTCCTCATTGCTTTCACTTGCAGCTTTGCTTATTATGTTCTTCCGGGCTACTTATTCCCAATGTTATCTTCCCTTTCCTGGGTCTGCTGGATCTTCCCTGCTTCAGTTCTAGCCCATCAGCTAGGGTCAGGACTGCATGGTCTTGGGATCGGTGCTATCGGTCTCGATTGGTCCAGCATTTCCTCTTACCTTGGAAGCCCACTTGCCAGTCCATGGTTTGCTACTGCTAATGTTGCTGCTGGTTTTGCCCTTGTGATGTATGTCATTACTCCTGTGGCTTATTGGCTCAATGTGTATAAAGCAAAAACCTTCCCCATATTCTCAGATGGATTGTTCACGTCTACCGGCCAAAGCTACAACATTTCAGCTATAATAGACCCCAACTTCCGGCTTGACATTGATGCATACGAGCGAGAGGGTCCTCTCCATATCAGTACCTTTTTTGCTATCACCTATGGTGTCAATTTTGCTTGCCTTACTGCCACTGTTGTTCATGTTCTCCTCTTCAATGGGAG AGACATCTGGGAGCTAAGCAAGTCTGCCTTCCAAGAGAAGAAGACAGATGTGCACACAAAGCTCATGAGAAGATATAAGCAAGTCCCTGGATGGTGGTTCGTATGTATCCTTGTGGCTAACATAGCCGCGACCATATTTACATGCCATTATTACAACGACCAATTGCAATTGCAATGGTGGGGGGTCTTGCTTGCTTGTGGTCTAGCCTTGTTTTTCACTCTACCTGTTGGAGTCATTTATGCCACAACCAATCAG ATGCCAACTTTGAATGTGATCACAGAGTACATAATTGGGTATCTGTATCCGGGATATCCAGCTGCTAACATATTATTCAAAGTATATGGACACATAAGCATGAAACAAGGAATCAATTTTCTCGAAGACTTCAAGCTTGGACACTACATGAAGATTGCTCCTCGAGCAATGTTCATGGCACAG GTAGTTGGTACTATCATAGCAGCACTTGTGCATTTGGGAACTGCATGGTGGCTTATGAGCACAATCCCTGACATATGCGACAGGGCGTTACTACCAGCAGAGAGCCCATGGACTTGCCCCGGTGACCATGTCTTCTACGATGCTTCTGTTATCTGGGGCCTTGTCGGGCCTCGCAGAATCTTTGGGGACCTTGGCTACTATTCGGCTATCAACTGGTTTTTCTTAGCTGGGGCTATAGCTCCTGCCCTTGTTTGGCTTGCACACAAGACCTTCCCAACCAAACAATGGATTAGACTTATTACAATGCCTGTGCTCTTAGGGACAGTAGTCAACATGCCTCCAGCTACTGCTGTGAATTTCACTAGCTGGATCCTCATTGGATTCGCCTCAGGCTTTGTTGCTTACAGGTACTACCGCAGCTGGTGGAGCCGTCATAACTATGTGCTTTCTGGAGCTCTGGATGCTGGATTAGCCTTTATGGCGGTAATTTTGTACTTGTGTCTAGGGATGCAACATGTCCACTTAAAATGGTGGGGAAGTACGCCGGATGGTTGCCCGTTGGCTTCTTGCTCAACGGAGCCAGGTGTTCTGATTACGGGCTGTCCATTGACATGA
- the LOC112187882 gene encoding probable ribosomal RNA small subunit methyltransferase B, with product MEEEASNSSALPEAFIDFLKHNGLDPSIYTACHSTPRYIRLKPGCEAQIEAIEGEIKCKLERVEWLPGFYSLPSDVQIANSNAYREGKIYGIDAASGAAVSALDISAGDHVLDLCAAPGAKLCLISDILGDSGSVTGVDVSRHRLAACRTMLQKYALGNHCRLFVADGTTFSIIPMRVHANSKSCESGLKENVTFKEWTSRRPWKERKEAARIRKGGAVLSGPELIYYGCQSGVVGLKKSELYRTFCDTEFLSCGYDKVLVDAECTHDGSIKHVQKFEHWGWDTLQRRVLDAERGDSLTVLQLKLLTNGFRLLKAGGLLVYSTCSLTVAQNEDVVKQFLEENPSAELQAIDAAENWPCKDGQLQKTLRFDPLTSNTSGLFVAKFTKLAI from the exons ATGGAAGAAGAAGCTTCAAACTCATCGGCGTTGCCGGAAGCATTCATCGATTTCCTGAAACACAACGGACTCGACCCTTCCATCTACACCGCCTGCCACTCCACCCCTCGTTACATAAG GCTGAAACCTGGTTGCGAAGCTCAAATTGAAGCAATTGAAGGTGAAATCAAGTGCAAGCTTGAGAGAGTGGAGTGGTTGCCTGGCTTTTATTCTCTTCCCTCAGATGTTCAAATCGCTAATTCAAATGCGTACAGAGAAGGGAAG ATATATGGAATCGATGCGGCGTCGGGAGCTGCTGTTTCAGCATTGGATATTTCAGCTGGAGATCATGTTCTTGATCTTTGCGCCGCGCCGG GTGCTAAGCTTTGTTTGATATCAGACATTCTGGGTGATTCGGGTTCAGTAACTGGCGTTGATGTTTCAAGACACCGACTAGCGGCTTGTAGGACAATGCTGCAGAAATATGCATTGGGCAATCACTGCCGGCTCTTCGTTGCTGATGGGACTACTTTTTCCATCATTCCCATGAGAGTTCATGCCAATTCTAAATCAT GTGAATCTGGACTAAAGGAAAATGTGACATTTAAGGAGTGGACATCTAGGAGACCAtggaaagaaaggaaagaggCAGCTAGGATAAGAAAAGGTGGTGCTGTGCTTTCAGGTCCAGAGCTCATCTATTATGGCTGCCAATCTGGTGTTGTCGGGCTAAAGAAAAGTGAACTGTACCGAACTTTTTGTGACACTGAGTTTTTGAGCTGTGGCTATGACAAG GTCCTAGTTGATGCAGAGTGCACTCATGATGGATCAATTAAACATGTCCAAAAATTTGAACACTGGGGTTGGGACACTCTTCAACGCCGTGTATTGGATGCAGAGAGAGGTGATAGCCTCACTGTACTTCAg TTAAAGCTCCTTACGAATGGTTTTAGATTGCTAAAAGCTGGGGGGCTGCTTGTTTATAGCACTTGCAG TTTGACAGTTGCTCAGAATGAAGATGTGGTAAAGCAGTTTCTTGAGGAAAACCCTTCTGCAG AGTTGCAGGCGATAGATGCTGCTGAAAATTGGCCTTGCAAGGACGGGCAACTACAGAAAACCCTGCGCTTTGATCCTTTGACTTCAAACACTAGTGGACTGTTTGTTGCAAAGTTTACAAAATTGGCCATTTAA